One window of the Conexibacter sp. SYSU D00693 genome contains the following:
- a CDS encoding TerC/Alx family metal homeostasis membrane protein, with amino-acid sequence MFDLLDSPTGAWIGLVAAIAVLLVVDLLVVRGRDGAMSTRQAAIASAAWVGVSVLFFVVLLVLGDDGQANAYLAGYLVEKSLSLDNVFVFLLVFSSFGIAASQRHRLLTYGIVGALVMRAGFIVAGAAVLHAFGWVSFLFAALLAATAWRIWQHRHDHSDSDAIVGRLRRWLPIAEGEHGTALTTKAGGKRLLTAGGAALAAVAVADVLFAVDSVPAILAITDDTYVVFAANAFALLGLRPLFFLVADLVERLYYLKAALAALLGFIAIKLVLGELVGKISPAISLSVIATILLVGAGASILRDRRLAREAAAVRQ; translated from the coding sequence GTGTTCGACCTCCTCGACTCCCCGACCGGTGCCTGGATCGGCCTGGTCGCCGCCATCGCCGTCCTGCTCGTCGTGGACCTGCTCGTGGTCCGTGGCCGCGACGGTGCCATGTCCACCCGCCAGGCGGCCATCGCCAGCGCCGCCTGGGTCGGCGTCTCCGTCCTGTTCTTCGTCGTGCTGCTCGTGCTCGGCGACGACGGCCAGGCCAACGCGTACCTCGCCGGCTACCTGGTCGAGAAGTCCCTGTCGCTGGACAACGTCTTCGTGTTCCTGCTCGTCTTCTCGTCGTTCGGGATCGCCGCGAGCCAGCGCCACCGCCTGCTGACCTACGGCATCGTCGGCGCGCTGGTGATGCGCGCCGGGTTCATCGTCGCCGGCGCCGCCGTCCTGCACGCCTTCGGCTGGGTGAGCTTCCTGTTCGCCGCGCTGCTCGCCGCGACCGCCTGGCGCATCTGGCAGCACCGCCACGACCACAGCGACTCCGACGCGATCGTCGGGCGCCTGCGCCGCTGGCTGCCGATCGCCGAGGGCGAGCACGGCACGGCGCTGACGACGAAGGCCGGCGGCAAGCGCCTGCTCACCGCGGGCGGCGCGGCGCTCGCGGCGGTCGCCGTGGCCGACGTGCTCTTCGCGGTCGACTCCGTCCCCGCGATCCTCGCGATCACCGACGACACGTACGTCGTCTTCGCGGCCAACGCGTTCGCGCTGCTCGGCCTGCGCCCGCTGTTCTTCCTCGTCGCCGACCTCGTCGAGCGCCTCTACTACCTCAAGGCCGCGCTCGCCGCCCTGCTCGGCTTCATCGCGATCAAGCTCGTGCTGGGCGAGCTCGTGGGGAAGATCTCCCCGGCGATCAGCCTCAGCGTCATCGCGACGATCCTGCTCGTGGGTGCCGGCGCGTCCATCCTGCGCGACCGGCGGCTGGCGCGCGAGGCGGCGGCGGTCCGGCAATGA
- a CDS encoding urea amidolyase associated protein UAAP2, with translation MTETLTTVASSLHPADAALDVVVQAGDGWSHVVPAGGTLRIVDLEGNQAVDTLFYDAHDHAERYSAQDTIREQGSIYLTTGSRLLTGSGRTLMEVVADTCGRHDTLGGACAQESNVVRYGEHTRHMHACRQTFLAEVLKHGMTKRDITHNVNFFMNVPVTPEGRLTFEDGLSAPGKYVELRAVVDTLVVISNCPQLNNPCNAYDPTPVQLLVWDAPEG, from the coding sequence ATGACCGAGACGCTCACCACCGTCGCGTCGTCCCTGCACCCGGCCGACGCCGCGCTCGACGTCGTCGTGCAGGCCGGCGACGGCTGGTCGCACGTCGTGCCCGCGGGCGGGACGCTGCGCATCGTCGACCTCGAGGGCAACCAGGCGGTCGACACGCTCTTCTACGACGCCCACGACCACGCCGAGCGCTACAGCGCGCAGGACACGATCCGCGAGCAGGGCTCGATCTACCTCACGACCGGGTCGCGGCTGCTCACCGGCAGCGGCCGGACGCTCATGGAGGTCGTGGCCGACACCTGCGGCCGGCACGACACGCTGGGCGGCGCCTGCGCGCAGGAGTCCAACGTCGTGCGCTACGGCGAGCACACGCGCCACATGCACGCGTGCCGCCAGACGTTCCTCGCCGAGGTCCTCAAGCACGGGATGACCAAGCGCGACATCACGCACAACGTGAACTTCTTCATGAACGTGCCGGTGACGCCGGAGGGACGGCTGACCTTCGAGGATGGCCTGAGCGCTCCGGGCAAGTACGTCGAGCTGCGCGCGGTGGTCGACACGCTCGTGGTCATCTCGAACTGCCCGCAGCTCAACAACCCGTGCAACGCCTACGACCCCACACCGGTGCAGCTGCTGGTGTGGGACGCGCCGGAGGGCTGA
- a CDS encoding limonene-1,2-epoxide hydrolase family protein, translating to MSATTTTTNGAGAARATDPAGVVEAFLAAMEAGDVDAAVALLDDDIAYTNVSLPTIHGRRGVERLARLVFDRLGMHFRVVVHGIAVEGDVVLTERTDALGLGRFEQRFWVCGRFEVRDGRITVWRDYFDWADITVSLLRGALGAVVPALNRRWPSGG from the coding sequence ATGTCCGCCACGACGACCACCACGAACGGCGCCGGCGCCGCGCGGGCCACCGACCCCGCCGGCGTCGTCGAGGCCTTCCTCGCAGCGATGGAGGCGGGCGACGTCGACGCCGCCGTCGCCCTCCTGGACGACGACATCGCCTACACGAACGTCTCCCTGCCCACCATCCACGGCCGCCGCGGCGTGGAGCGCCTCGCCCGGCTCGTCTTCGACCGGCTCGGCATGCACTTCCGCGTCGTCGTCCACGGCATCGCGGTCGAGGGCGACGTCGTCCTCACCGAGCGCACCGACGCCCTCGGCCTCGGCCGCTTCGAACAGCGCTTCTGGGTCTGCGGGCGCTTCGAGGTCCGCGACGGCCGCATCACCGTCTGGCGCGACTACTTCGACTGGGCCGACATCACCGTCTCGCTGCTGCGCGGCGCCCTCGGTGCGGTGGTGCCGGCGCTCAACCGGCGCTGGCCGAGCGGCGGGTAG
- a CDS encoding GntR family transcriptional regulator: MAQATRDRLLDALRDGAYPDDRLPPEAELARDLGVSRATVRAALQGLADDGIVTRRRRHGTVVNRQALRGGMPLNRLVSFRELVEQGGRVASVDPLVRRETVPDAEVLAALGLEPGTPCLEVERLLRADGEPAVTITDTLALDLLTVGPDDVEDADSTFAFIAANTAEAVDHALVEVVPCVASADGPAHLELPDGAPYLELAELLFTPDGQPVAHSRIAVDPRQVRLTLARRQG; encoded by the coding sequence CTGGCCCAGGCGACGCGCGACCGGCTGCTCGATGCGCTGCGCGACGGCGCCTACCCCGACGACCGGCTGCCGCCGGAGGCCGAGCTGGCCCGCGACCTCGGGGTGAGCCGGGCGACCGTGCGCGCCGCGCTGCAGGGGCTGGCCGACGACGGGATCGTCACGCGCCGCCGGCGCCACGGCACCGTCGTCAACCGCCAGGCGCTGCGTGGCGGCATGCCGCTCAACCGCCTGGTCTCCTTCCGCGAGCTCGTGGAGCAGGGCGGCCGGGTCGCCTCCGTCGACCCGCTCGTGCGCCGCGAGACCGTGCCCGACGCCGAGGTCCTGGCGGCGCTCGGGCTCGAGCCGGGCACGCCGTGCCTGGAGGTCGAGCGGCTGCTGCGCGCCGACGGCGAGCCCGCCGTGACGATCACCGACACGCTGGCGCTCGACCTCCTCACCGTCGGGCCCGACGACGTGGAGGACGCCGACTCGACGTTCGCCTTCATCGCCGCGAACACCGCCGAGGCGGTCGACCACGCGCTCGTCGAGGTCGTGCCCTGCGTCGCCTCCGCCGACGGCCCCGCGCACCTCGAGCTGCCCGACGGCGCGCCGTACCTCGAGCTCGCCGAGCTGCTCTTCACGCCGGACGGCCAGCCCGTCGCCCACTCGCGCATCGCGGTGGACCCACGGCAGGTCCGGCTGACGCTCGCCCGCCGTCAGGGCTGA
- a CDS encoding 5-oxoprolinase/urea amidolyase family protein, with product MALEVLAAGPMATVQEHPGRRGLWPVGVPPSGPMDALSFRLANRIAGNPGETAAIEVTVGGFRARFDGPATVVLGGADPGATLDGEPVGLWEPIAVAAGEELALGFARGPGMRTYVAVTGGIDVPEVLGSRATFPLGGFGGFEGRPLAPGDRLPVDHDAVGPARALNVGLRPVLRRDWTLRVRRGPHDIPEYLTDEDLASIFGQRWTVGAQSDRTGVRLEGDIPDWARTDGGDAGLHPSNLHDNAYVVGSLIFTGDTPVLIGPDGPSLGGFVSPCVVVQADQWKLGQLRPGDTVGLECVDAAQARWLDERQERALDPKARPWRAPAPVRLAADAGSDVVVRRCGDGALLVEFGEMTLDLRLRLRAHALEQRLEEAAIDGVRDLTAGIRSLQVQFDPREVAAEDLEGRVRALAAELGDVDDLEVRGRVVHLPLSWDDPQAREAVARYMRIVRPDAPWCPDNIEFIRRVNGLASAEDVHRVVFDASYLVLGLGDVYLGAPVAVPLDPRHRLVTTKYNPARTWTPENAVGIGGAYLCVYGMEGPGGYQLVGRTTQVWNPRDIEGGTPWRLRAFDQLRFHPVSTEELGRLRAAYAEPRTEDVVFRLADHLGFVDEHAGSIAAFRATQQAAFAAERDAWRAVAA from the coding sequence GTGGCGCTCGAGGTCCTGGCGGCCGGGCCGATGGCGACGGTGCAGGAGCATCCGGGCCGGCGCGGGCTGTGGCCGGTCGGCGTGCCGCCGTCGGGGCCGATGGACGCGCTGTCGTTCCGCCTGGCCAACCGCATCGCCGGCAACCCGGGGGAGACGGCGGCCATCGAGGTGACGGTCGGCGGCTTCCGGGCGCGCTTCGACGGGCCCGCGACCGTCGTCCTCGGCGGCGCCGACCCCGGCGCGACGCTCGACGGCGAACCCGTCGGCCTGTGGGAGCCCATCGCGGTGGCGGCGGGGGAGGAGCTGGCGCTCGGCTTCGCCCGCGGGCCGGGCATGCGCACGTACGTGGCCGTCACCGGCGGCATCGACGTCCCGGAGGTCCTCGGCAGCCGGGCGACGTTCCCGCTCGGCGGCTTCGGCGGCTTCGAGGGCCGGCCGCTCGCGCCCGGCGACCGCCTCCCGGTCGACCACGACGCCGTCGGGCCGGCCCGCGCGCTGAACGTCGGACTGCGCCCGGTGCTGCGCCGCGACTGGACGCTGCGGGTGCGCCGCGGCCCGCACGACATCCCGGAGTACCTCACCGACGAGGACCTCGCGTCGATCTTCGGCCAGCGCTGGACCGTCGGCGCGCAGTCCGACCGCACCGGCGTGCGCCTGGAGGGCGACATCCCGGACTGGGCGCGCACCGACGGCGGCGACGCGGGCCTGCACCCGTCCAACCTCCACGACAACGCCTACGTCGTCGGCTCGCTGATCTTCACGGGCGACACGCCGGTGCTCATCGGCCCCGACGGGCCGAGCCTCGGCGGCTTCGTCTCGCCGTGCGTCGTCGTCCAGGCCGACCAGTGGAAGCTCGGCCAGCTGCGCCCGGGTGACACCGTCGGCCTCGAGTGCGTCGACGCCGCGCAGGCGCGCTGGCTCGACGAGCGCCAGGAGCGCGCGCTGGACCCCAAGGCGCGGCCGTGGCGGGCACCGGCTCCGGTGCGCCTTGCGGCCGACGCGGGCTCCGACGTCGTCGTGCGCCGCTGCGGCGACGGCGCGCTGCTCGTCGAGTTCGGCGAGATGACGCTGGACCTGCGGCTGCGCCTGCGGGCCCATGCCCTCGAGCAGCGCCTCGAGGAGGCGGCGATCGACGGCGTGCGCGACCTGACCGCGGGCATCCGCTCGCTGCAGGTGCAGTTCGACCCGCGCGAGGTCGCCGCCGAGGACCTCGAGGGGCGCGTGCGCGCGCTGGCGGCGGAGCTCGGGGACGTCGACGACCTCGAGGTGCGCGGCCGCGTCGTGCACCTGCCGCTGTCGTGGGACGACCCGCAGGCCCGCGAGGCGGTCGCGCGCTACATGCGCATCGTGCGCCCGGACGCGCCCTGGTGCCCGGACAACATCGAGTTCATCCGGCGGGTGAACGGCCTGGCGTCGGCCGAGGACGTCCACCGCGTCGTCTTCGACGCCTCGTACCTCGTGCTCGGCCTGGGCGACGTGTACCTCGGCGCCCCCGTGGCCGTCCCGCTGGACCCGCGCCACCGGCTCGTGACGACGAAGTACAACCCGGCCCGCACGTGGACGCCCGAGAACGCCGTCGGCATCGGCGGTGCGTACCTCTGCGTCTACGGGATGGAGGGGCCCGGCGGCTACCAGCTCGTGGGACGCACGACACAGGTGTGGAACCCGCGTGACATCGAGGGCGGGACGCCGTGGCGGCTGCGGGCCTTCGACCAGCTGCGCTTCCACCCGGTCTCGACGGAGGAGCTCGGCCGGCTGCGCGCGGCGTACGCCGAGCCGCGGACCGAGGACGTGGTCTTCCGGCTCGCCGACCACCTCGGCTTCGTCGACGAGCACGCCGGGTCGATCGCGGCGTTCCGCGCGACGCAGCAGGCGGCGTTCGCGGCCGAGCGCGACGCCTGGCGGGCGGTGGCGGCGTGA
- a CDS encoding APC family permease gives MAAASAPGAGAGELKREFTFRSAFSLAFAFISPIIGLYTIFALALGSAGPSFWLGFAVVLGGQLLVALVLAELSSRWPLAGGLYKWTQRLAGRNVGWAAGWAYVWTLVVLVTAQCYAAAPFFCGLVGIDEPSKAVLLLIAGGVLLVATAANVLGPKALKVFVALSISAELIGSVVIGTILLLFFREQPISAVFDGVDGGSLSFTAMLAAVALIGWSFIGFESAGDIAEEVDEPTKQVPKALVLSLLVVALIVMYAALGLVLAIPDLGAAISGADPDPILSTVSAHLGDGIAKPLFAMVVLAFIAGIAAVQAAVSRVLFSLGRDRELPAAGWLSQLSGRDQLPRNAIGASAVAAAACLFVALSDDAYATLISMATVGFYIAFAFPVFGALASRLRGTWADGDWKVGRMGLAVNVAAAAWLAFEIVNIAWPRLPDAAWYVNYGAILMVVVVAIGGVAVRAAMRPRTAFEPALEPVA, from the coding sequence ATGGCCGCTGCCTCCGCTCCTGGAGCGGGCGCCGGCGAGCTCAAGCGGGAGTTCACCTTCCGCTCGGCGTTCTCGCTGGCGTTCGCCTTCATCAGCCCGATCATCGGGCTCTACACGATCTTCGCCCTCGCGCTCGGCTCCGCCGGGCCGTCGTTCTGGCTGGGCTTCGCCGTGGTGCTCGGCGGCCAGCTGCTCGTCGCCCTGGTCCTCGCCGAGCTGAGCTCCCGCTGGCCGCTGGCCGGCGGGCTGTACAAGTGGACGCAGCGGCTCGCCGGGCGCAACGTCGGCTGGGCCGCGGGCTGGGCGTACGTCTGGACGCTCGTGGTCCTCGTGACGGCCCAGTGCTACGCGGCCGCCCCGTTCTTCTGCGGCCTGGTCGGCATCGACGAGCCCAGCAAGGCGGTCCTGCTGCTGATCGCCGGCGGCGTCCTGCTCGTCGCCACCGCGGCCAACGTCCTGGGCCCGAAGGCGCTGAAGGTCTTCGTCGCCCTCTCGATCTCCGCCGAGCTCATCGGCAGCGTCGTCATCGGCACGATCCTGCTGCTCTTCTTCCGCGAGCAGCCGATCTCGGCGGTCTTCGACGGCGTCGATGGCGGCTCGCTGAGCTTCACCGCGATGCTCGCGGCCGTCGCCCTCATCGGCTGGAGCTTCATCGGCTTCGAGTCGGCCGGCGACATCGCCGAGGAGGTCGACGAGCCCACGAAGCAGGTGCCCAAGGCGCTCGTGCTGAGCCTCCTCGTCGTCGCGCTCATCGTCATGTACGCGGCGCTCGGCCTCGTCCTCGCCATCCCGGACCTCGGCGCCGCCATCTCGGGGGCGGATCCGGACCCGATCCTGTCCACCGTCAGCGCGCACCTCGGTGACGGCATCGCCAAGCCGCTGTTCGCGATGGTGGTCCTGGCCTTCATCGCCGGCATCGCCGCCGTGCAGGCCGCCGTCTCGCGGGTGCTCTTCTCGCTGGGCCGCGACCGCGAGCTGCCCGCCGCCGGCTGGCTGAGCCAGCTCTCGGGCCGCGACCAGCTGCCGCGCAACGCGATCGGCGCCTCGGCGGTCGCCGCCGCGGCCTGCCTCTTCGTCGCGCTGAGCGACGACGCCTACGCGACGCTCATCTCGATGGCGACGGTCGGCTTCTACATCGCCTTCGCCTTCCCGGTCTTCGGCGCGCTGGCCAGCCGCCTGCGCGGGACCTGGGCCGACGGCGACTGGAAGGTCGGGCGCATGGGCCTCGCGGTGAACGTCGCCGCCGCCGCGTGGCTGGCGTTCGAGATCGTGAACATCGCCTGGCCGCGGCTGCCCGACGCCGCCTGGTACGTGAACTACGGCGCGATCCTCATGGTCGTCGTCGTGGCGATCGGGGGCGTGGCCGTCCGCGCCGCGATGCGCCCGCGGACCGCGTTCGAGCCGGCGCTGGAGCCGGTGGCCTGA
- the atzF gene encoding allophanate hydrolase has protein sequence MTFGVLALAAAHQRGERTVGSTVEEVLAACAAHADPAVWISRVDDRALRARAAQLDAGPRDLPLLGVPFAVKDNLDVAGMPTTAACPGVASIAEHSAFVVQRLLDAGAVLVGKTNMDQFATGLVGTRSPHGAPRSVVDPERVSGGSSSGSGVAVAAGLVAFALGTDTAGSGRVPAAFNGILGLKPTLGRLSTSGLLPACRSLDCASVFARDAADAAAVLAVVDGFDAADPFARRAPATSPGAPDGAVLGVPRAEDLEALEDGAVRDAWRATVARAALAADEVVEVDVAPFLQAARLLYEGPWLAERYAAFGAWLEDPDVACDPTVEAIVLGGRDLRASDLFRAQERLAALRRATEPVWSRVSALVLPTAPCHPTFDEVAADPVGVNARLGTYTNFVNLLDLAAVAVPGAARVDGLPFGATLVGPAWSDERLLGLAGRLERAGTETLDVAVVGAHLHGMARNGELLDAGAQLVGAVRTAPAYRLFDLADGTGRPGLVRDEAAGAAIEAEVWRLPSAAVGSFLAGVRAPLAIGTLELEDGRAVHGFLCEAHAVADAVDVTASGGWRHHVAALA, from the coding sequence GTGACCTTCGGGGTGCTCGCGCTCGCCGCCGCCCACCAGCGCGGCGAGCGCACGGTCGGGTCGACGGTCGAGGAGGTGCTGGCGGCGTGCGCCGCGCACGCCGACCCGGCGGTGTGGATCTCGCGCGTGGACGACCGCGCGCTGCGCGCCCGCGCCGCCCAGCTCGACGCCGGCCCGCGCGACCTGCCGCTGCTCGGCGTGCCGTTCGCGGTCAAGGACAACCTCGACGTGGCGGGGATGCCGACGACGGCGGCCTGTCCCGGCGTTGCGAGCATCGCTGAGCACTCGGCGTTCGTCGTGCAGCGACTGCTCGACGCGGGGGCAGTCCTCGTCGGCAAGACGAACATGGACCAGTTCGCCACGGGGCTCGTGGGCACCCGGTCGCCCCACGGCGCGCCACGGTCCGTGGTCGACCCCGAGCGCGTGAGCGGCGGGTCGAGCTCGGGCTCCGGCGTCGCGGTCGCGGCGGGGCTCGTCGCCTTCGCCCTGGGGACGGACACCGCCGGCTCCGGGCGTGTGCCCGCGGCGTTCAACGGGATCCTGGGGCTCAAGCCGACGCTCGGCCGGCTGAGCACGAGCGGGCTGCTGCCGGCCTGCCGGTCGCTGGACTGCGCCTCGGTCTTCGCGCGCGACGCGGCCGACGCGGCGGCGGTGCTGGCGGTGGTCGACGGGTTCGACGCCGCCGACCCGTTCGCCCGCCGGGCGCCCGCCACGTCGCCGGGGGCGCCCGACGGGGCGGTCCTCGGCGTCCCCCGCGCGGAGGACCTCGAGGCGCTGGAGGACGGCGCGGTGCGCGACGCCTGGCGGGCGACGGTCGCTCGCGCGGCCCTGGCCGCCGACGAGGTGGTCGAGGTCGACGTCGCACCCTTCCTGCAAGCGGCGCGCCTGCTCTACGAGGGGCCGTGGCTGGCCGAGCGCTACGCCGCGTTCGGCGCGTGGCTCGAGGACCCCGACGTCGCGTGCGACCCGACGGTCGAGGCGATCGTCCTGGGCGGGCGCGACCTGCGCGCATCCGACCTCTTCCGCGCCCAGGAGCGCCTGGCCGCGCTGCGCCGCGCGACCGAGCCGGTGTGGTCGCGCGTGAGTGCCCTGGTCCTGCCCACGGCGCCGTGCCACCCGACCTTCGACGAGGTCGCCGCGGACCCGGTCGGCGTCAACGCGCGCCTCGGGACCTACACGAACTTCGTGAACCTCCTCGACCTCGCGGCCGTCGCGGTACCGGGCGCGGCGCGCGTCGACGGGCTGCCCTTCGGGGCGACGCTCGTCGGCCCGGCGTGGAGCGACGAGCGCCTGCTCGGCCTCGCCGGGCGCCTCGAGCGCGCGGGGACGGAGACGCTCGACGTCGCCGTGGTCGGGGCCCACCTGCACGGCATGGCGCGCAACGGCGAGCTGCTCGACGCCGGTGCGCAGCTCGTGGGCGCGGTGCGCACCGCGCCCGCCTACCGGCTCTTCGACCTCGCCGACGGCACGGGCCGTCCCGGCCTCGTCCGCGACGAGGCGGCCGGCGCGGCGATCGAGGCCGAGGTCTGGCGGTTGCCATCGGCCGCCGTCGGGAGCTTCCTCGCAGGTGTCCGCGCGCCGCTGGCGATCGGGACGCTCGAGCTCGAGGACGGCCGCGCGGTCCACGGCTTCCTCTGCGAGGCCCACGCCGTGGCCGACGCCGTGGACGTCACCGCCAGCGGCGGCTGGCGCCACCACGTGGCGGCGCTCGCATGA
- a CDS encoding MMPL family transporter: protein MLVRRLIAHPRRALLALLAFVLVAGVVGGPVADRLSSDGGFVAAGADSQVAVERVEAATGRAPHGGVVVLVDAPTPQRVAGVVDRLARLPGVASARDGGRLGDDAVATATLRADADDDAVAEAALAAFDGQRGITVGGGAVAGFQLGDTISGDLARAEMLAFPLLLLLSLLFFRGRATWLPLLVGVTTVLGTFLALTGIDAVHGLNVFALNLVIGLGLGLAIDYTLFVVTRFREELATRGEGPEAVAATMRTAGRTVVFSAATVACALITLTVFPQEFLRSMGIAGATVAVVAALATLAVAPPLLTLWGAKLARHDRGAARGEARWHRLAHAVMRRPGPVAAITAAAMLALASPALSTTWTPVDATAIPEGKSSREVADRLAAAGGERTREPVLLAVSAPASDGAQVRAFAAEVARVAGVEQVTPPRHLGGSTWQLDAVVPGDPAGAVARHVVEDVRDLSAPFDVRVGGSAAEFVDQQAALGSRLGLALGLLAGLTMLVLWLMTGSVVLPLKAVLMNVLTVGAALAPLTIIYQGGHLTGLLGYTPNGGVEPSDFLVTAALVFALSTDYGVFLLGRIKELRDAGVPDREAVAIGLARTGRVVTAAALLLAVAIGAFSTSSISFIQQIGVATAVGVLVDAFVVRTLLVPALMALLGRWNWWSPRPLARLHPRGLGDLHAGAG from the coding sequence ATGCTCGTCCGCCGGCTCATCGCCCACCCGCGCCGCGCGCTCCTCGCGCTGCTCGCGTTCGTGCTCGTCGCCGGGGTGGTGGGCGGCCCGGTCGCCGACCGCCTCAGCAGCGACGGCGGCTTCGTGGCCGCCGGCGCCGACTCGCAGGTCGCCGTGGAGCGCGTCGAGGCGGCCACCGGCCGCGCGCCCCACGGCGGCGTCGTCGTCCTCGTCGACGCTCCGACGCCCCAGCGCGTCGCGGGCGTCGTCGACCGGCTGGCACGGCTGCCGGGCGTCGCGAGCGCCCGTGACGGCGGGCGGCTCGGCGACGACGCCGTCGCGACCGCGACCCTGCGCGCGGACGCCGACGACGACGCGGTCGCCGAAGCGGCCCTCGCCGCCTTCGACGGCCAGCGGGGCATCACCGTCGGCGGCGGGGCGGTCGCGGGCTTCCAGCTGGGCGACACGATCTCCGGCGACCTCGCGCGGGCCGAGATGCTCGCGTTCCCGCTCCTGCTGCTGCTGTCGCTGCTGTTCTTCCGCGGGCGGGCGACGTGGCTGCCGCTGCTCGTCGGCGTCACGACGGTCCTCGGCACGTTCCTCGCCCTCACGGGCATCGACGCCGTCCACGGCCTCAACGTCTTCGCGCTGAACCTCGTCATCGGCCTCGGGCTCGGCCTGGCCATCGACTACACGCTGTTCGTCGTCACGCGCTTCCGCGAGGAGCTCGCGACGCGCGGCGAGGGCCCGGAGGCGGTCGCCGCGACGATGCGCACGGCGGGGCGCACCGTCGTCTTCTCGGCAGCCACGGTCGCCTGCGCGCTCATCACGCTGACCGTCTTCCCGCAGGAGTTCCTGCGCTCGATGGGCATCGCCGGTGCCACGGTCGCCGTCGTCGCCGCGCTGGCGACGCTCGCGGTCGCCCCGCCGCTGCTCACGCTCTGGGGCGCGAAGCTCGCCCGCCACGACCGCGGAGCCGCGCGCGGCGAGGCGCGCTGGCACCGCCTCGCGCACGCGGTCATGCGGCGCCCCGGTCCGGTCGCCGCCATCACCGCGGCGGCGATGCTCGCCCTCGCCTCGCCGGCGCTCAGCACGACGTGGACGCCCGTCGACGCGACGGCGATCCCGGAGGGCAAGAGCTCGCGCGAGGTCGCCGACCGCCTCGCCGCCGCCGGCGGCGAGCGCACCCGCGAGCCCGTGCTGCTCGCCGTCTCGGCGCCCGCCTCCGACGGTGCGCAGGTCCGCGCCTTCGCCGCGGAGGTGGCGCGCGTCGCCGGCGTGGAGCAGGTCACGCCGCCGCGGCACCTCGGCGGGTCCACCTGGCAGCTCGACGCGGTCGTGCCGGGCGACCCGGCCGGGGCCGTGGCCCGCCACGTCGTCGAGGACGTCCGGGACCTCAGCGCGCCCTTCGACGTCCGCGTCGGCGGCAGCGCCGCGGAGTTCGTCGACCAGCAGGCCGCTCTCGGCTCGCGGCTGGGCCTCGCGCTCGGGCTGCTCGCCGGCCTGACGATGCTCGTCCTGTGGCTCATGACCGGCTCCGTCGTCCTGCCGCTCAAGGCCGTGCTGATGAACGTCCTGACCGTCGGCGCCGCGCTCGCGCCGCTGACGATCATCTACCAGGGCGGCCATCTGACCGGGCTGCTCGGCTACACCCCCAACGGCGGCGTCGAGCCCAGCGACTTCCTGGTCACTGCCGCGCTCGTGTTCGCGCTGTCGACCGACTACGGCGTCTTCCTCCTGGGCCGCATCAAGGAGCTGCGCGACGCCGGCGTCCCGGACCGCGAGGCGGTGGCGATCGGCCTGGCGCGGACCGGCCGGGTCGTGACGGCTGCCGCGCTCCTGCTCGCCGTCGCCATCGGCGCCTTCAGCACGAGCTCCATCTCGTTCATCCAGCAGATCGGCGTCGCCACCGCGGTCGGCGTCCTCGTCGACGCGTTCGTCGTGCGCACCCTGCTGGTCCCGGCGCTCATGGCGCTGCTGGGTCGCTGGAACTGGTGGTCGCCGCGGCCGCTGGCCCGCCTGCACCCCCGCGGGCTTGGCGACCTGCACGCCGGCGCAGGATGA
- a CDS encoding urea amidolyase associated protein UAAP1: MAGLATTARVIPGAATTSFVLRRGFALELEDLQGGANAALLLLNPAEPTERLNVPDSLKAQHVARVTAGVALMSDMGRVMASVVEDTCGWHDPLCGHGRLSDLERVHGPSTYAAERNAVRRGAREELVLELAKHGLGVRDLAATVNLFSKVTVDEGGRMALHPGASAAGSRVVLRADMDVLVLLNTAPHPLDDGPWDPKPVALDVREVGVAGPDDPVRLACPENERAFAVTDRDHVA, translated from the coding sequence ATGGCGGGTCTGGCGACCACGGCTCGGGTCATCCCCGGGGCCGCCACGACCTCCTTCGTGCTCCGGCGCGGCTTCGCGCTCGAGCTCGAGGACCTGCAGGGCGGCGCGAACGCCGCCCTGCTCCTCCTCAACCCGGCCGAGCCGACCGAGCGCCTCAACGTGCCCGACTCGCTCAAGGCCCAGCACGTCGCCCGCGTCACCGCCGGCGTCGCGCTGATGAGCGACATGGGCCGCGTGATGGCGTCGGTGGTCGAGGACACCTGCGGGTGGCACGACCCGCTGTGCGGCCACGGCCGCCTGAGCGACCTCGAGCGCGTGCACGGCCCGTCGACCTACGCGGCCGAGCGCAACGCGGTGCGCCGCGGGGCGCGCGAGGAGCTCGTCCTGGAGCTGGCCAAGCACGGCCTCGGCGTCCGCGACCTCGCGGCGACGGTGAACCTCTTCAGCAAGGTCACCGTCGACGAGGGCGGCCGGATGGCGCTGCACCCGGGCGCCTCGGCGGCCGGCAGCCGCGTCGTCCTGCGCGCCGACATGGACGTCCTCGTCCTGCTCAACACCGCACCCCACCCGCTCGACGACGGGCCGTGGGACCCCAAGCCCGTGGCGCTCGACGTCCGCGAGGTCGGCGTCGCCGGCCCCGACGACCCCGTGCGTCTCGCCTGCCCGGAGAACGAGCGGGCCTTCGCCGTCACCGACCGCGACCACGTCGCCTGA